From one Nilaparvata lugens isolate BPH chromosome 2, ASM1435652v1, whole genome shotgun sequence genomic stretch:
- the LOC111064241 gene encoding biogenesis of lysosome-related organelles complex 1 subunit 4: MSDDTLDKKTLVDVANDYSSFLKIDFSKDVTMVRQNVEDMLTRLEEFQSVLEMVQSEAGTEQMKQEVLARGGELDALCARVDRLEGLVQRVEYDVTAVEVVVQRAESELLRDSRAGLHKLIPTFFKKKEPSLGSGSGAQLAPFEAPQIFKTTDFFPPTAEEPS, from the exons ATGAGCGACGATACCTTAGACAAAAAAACATTAGTTGATGTTGCCAAtgattattccagttttttgaaaattgatttctCCAAAGAT GTAACCATGGTGCGTCAGAACGTAGAAGACATGTTGACCCGGTTAGAGGAATTTCAAAGTGTACTTGAAATG GTACAATCAGAAGCCGGGACCGAACAGATGAAGCAGGAGGTGCTGGCAAGGGGAGGGGAGTTGGATGCGTTGTGCGCACGCGTGGATCGGTTGGAGGGGTTGGTGCAACGGGTGGAGTATGACGTCACAGCCGTCGAAGTGGTGGTGCAACGTGCCGAAAGCGAGTTGTTACGAGACAGCCGTGCCGGGTTGCATAAGCTAATACCAACGTTCTTT aAAAAGAAAGAGCCATCGCTGGGAAGCGGAAGTGGAGCTCAGCTTGCTCCCTTTGAGGCGccacaaattttcaaaacaacCGATTTTTTCCCACCTACAGCAGAGGAACCATCCTAA